From Montipora foliosa isolate CH-2021 chromosome 6, ASM3666993v2, whole genome shotgun sequence, a single genomic window includes:
- the LOC138007420 gene encoding transportin-3-like, whose product MDRPSVDQVRAVINTLYLNPSGKEKASEWLQELQRSVFAWEIADQLLRLNINVETSYFAAQTMRTKVQYYFHELQQSQYQSLKDSLLNHLSALHGASHAIVTQLCLALADLAVQMPQWKDVVSDLSQRLGTAVERIPIFLEILTVLPEEVGSHHLRVGANRREEVVTELRASADVVLNLLTACVSKFPNDANVKVKVFRCAGSWVTLGAFPPSEFVHSELLQTTFNTLHQADSSDMMHEVAADFVCNALYTSENLDKQQLLAEGLFKYVMMLPPAYEKAVNSEDFDRALNLCRIFTELGESYLHVIVNSPGKDLGDLRTLTIILTCVKHYQYEVAEVTFNFWYRLSEALFKTEDDDKIAHFRPYFETLIEALCVHCRLESDAQGIPDDSDEFGEFRLRVADLIKDCVFVVGSENCFSQMYNSLVQQGNDIPWETSEAILFVMSTVARNVSLHSDVVGQFLPVMLNLPSSCHIAVRHSNIKLVGELSEWIDKHPQYLDPVLRSLLSHIQDPKLSSVSASAIESLCMSCHSHMTKYFDVLAQVVVAADSLSISHDSYIGLLKGVCKVLEGISPDKLSEGLQSICGIHITSLKQILSAPANSYPDPTLWLDRLAATFRYLNPQVDNGKVHPALTVIEEVWPLLSRICDKYRAELKIIERCCRCIRFAIRCLGKAAISLLSPLVSQMVNVYGTNPHSCFLYLGSILVDEYGDESGCVPGLVTMTMALCGPAFQLLSQDRGMIEHPDTIDDLFRLCSRCLQKFPVAFLKCEVATAAIHCAVVASTLEHRDANLSVMKFLKCLVSCATEESRDDTQERLLLVQHMLAVNGQNIINGLIQACAGALPSYMVLDVAEVLWEFIAFCREETSKWVEVSLRSIQTQIVPGNVIATPQQIQEFHQALIGSPNQDAIWKASKRFSRLFR is encoded by the exons GTTCAATATtacttccatgaacttcaacAATCCCAATACCAG TCACTGAAAGACTCCCTGCTGAATCATCTTTCTGCCCTTCATGGTGCCTCCCATGCAATAGTCACACAG TTGTGCCTCGCCCTTGCTGATCTTGCTGTTCAAATGCCACAATGGAAAGATGTAGTTAGTGACTTATCTCAGAG acTTGGCACGGCGGTGGAAAGAATACCCATTTTCTTAGAGATTCTGACTGTTCTTCCTGAGGAG GTTGGAAGCCATCATCTTAGAGTTGGTGCCAACAGGAGAGAAGAGGTGGTGACTGAATTACGTGCATCAGCTGACGTAGTTCTCAATCTACTT ACGGCATGTGTGAGCAAATTTCCAAATGATGCAAATGTTAAAGTTAAG GTGTTCCGCTGTGCTGGCAGTTGGGTGACTCTTGGTGCTTTTCCACCTTCTGAGTTTGTTCATAGTGAGCTGCTCCAAACCACATTCAATACTTTA CACCAGGCAGACTCCAGTGACATGATGCATGAAGTAGCTGCAGACTTTGTTTGTAATGCTCTGTACACATCCGAG AATCTTGACAAGCAACAGTTGCTGGCTGAAGGTCTGTTCAAGTATGTTATGATGTTGCCACCAGCTTATGAGAAAGCTGTGAACAGCGAGGACTTTGACAG AGCCCTTAACTTGTGCAGAATTTTTACTGAGTTGGGAGAATCATATTTACATGTTATTGTTAACTCACCTGGAAAA GATCTTGGAGATTTAAGAACACTCACTATTATCCTAACCTGTGTGAAGCACTATCAGTATGAG GTAGCGGAGGTAACCTTCAATTTTTGGTATCGTTTGTCAGAAGCTTTGTTCAAGACCGAGGATGATGACAAGATAGCTCATTTTAGACCGTATTTTGAAACTCTTATTGAAGCACTGTGTGTTCATTGTCGATTGGAAAGTGATGCC CAAGGTATCCCAGATGACTCAGACGAGTTCGGGGAGTTTCGTCTCAGAGTAGCGGATCTCATCAAGGATTGTGTATTCGTAGTAGGGTCAGAAAACTGTTTTAGTCAG ATGTACAACAGCTTAGTTCAGCAAGGGAACGATATTCCATGGGAGACATCAGAAGCAATATTGTTTGTCATGTCAACTGTAGCAAGGAATGTTTCACTTCATTCTGACGTTGTTGGTCAATTCCTTCCCGTGATGCTTAATCTCCCATCCAGCTGTCATATCGCCGTCAGACATAGTAACATTAAACTTGTTGGTGAACTTTCAGAGTGGATAGATAAACACCCGCAGTACCTTG ATCCGGTTCTTCGGTCCTTATTGTCTCATATCCAAGATCCCAAGCTGTCTTCAGTTTCAGCATCAGCAATTGAAAGCCTCTGTATGTCGTGTCACTCTCACATGACAAAATACTTTGATGTGCTGGCACAg GTTGTGGTTGCTGCAGATTCTCTGTCCATCTCTCACGACTCTTATATTGGACTCCTAAAAG GGGTTTGTAAGGTCTTAGAAGGAATTAGTCCTGATAAACTGTCTGAAGGCTTACAATCAATATGTGGAATTCATATAACATCGCTGAAGCAG ATTCTTTCGGCCCCCGCCAACTCTTATCCAGACCCCACTCTCTGGTTAGACAGACTGGCAGCAACATTTAG GTATCTGAACCCTCAAGTAGACAATGGGAAGGTTCACCCCGCCCTTACTGTTATAGAAGAG GTCTGGCCATTACTCTCCAGGATATGTGATAAATACCGTGCTGAACTGAAAATTATTGAAAGGTGTTGCAG GTGTATCAGATTCGCTATTCGGTGTCTCGGTAAAGCAGCGATAAGCTTGCTTTCTCCACTAGTTTCTCAG ATGGTGAACGTTTATGGTACCAATCCACACTCGTGCTTTCTCTACCTGGGAAGTATATTAGTAGACGAGTATGGTGACGAGAGTGGGTGCGTACCTGGACTAGTTACCATGACAATG GCCCTCTGTGGACCAGCATTTCAGCTGTTAAGTCAAGATAGAGGAATGATTGAACACCCAGACACAATAGATGATCTGTTTAGACTATGCAGCAG ATGTCTTCAGAAGTTTCCTGTGGCTTTTCTCAAGTGCGAAGTTGCCACAGCTGCGATACACTGCGCTGTCGTGGCAAGTACACTAGAACACAGAGACGCCAACCTTTCTGTGATGAAGTTTCTAAAATGCCTCGTCAGTTGTGCCACGGAAGAG TCTCGAGATGATACACAGGAGAGGCTTTTATTGGTGCAGCATATGCTTGCAGTCAATGGGCAAAATATAATTAATG GCCTTATCCAAGCATGCGCAGGAGCTCTTCCATCGTACATGGTGCTTGATGTAGCTGAAGTGTTGTGGGAATTCATCGCGTTCTGCAGGGAG GAGACTTCCAAATGGGTAGAGGTATCGCTTCGGTCCATTCAAACGCAGATTGTTCCCGGTAATGTTATAGCCACCCCTCAGCAAATTCAAGAGTTCCATCAAGCTCTTATTGG aTCGCCAAACCAAGATGCTATTTGGAAAGCTTCAAAACGGTTTTCTCGCTTATTCAGATGA